Sequence from the Rhodococcus pseudokoreensis genome:
ACGCGCACGTAAAAGCCGGATAGTCGCCGGCGCGCTGGTCGATGACATCGCGAGACTGGCTGGTGTCGAGGACTGCCATCTCGACGAGCAGGCCGGTGTCCGAGCGGTGTTCGGCGCCGGAGGTCATGTCGCCTCGAAGGAACCACTTTGGACTTTGCGAGACGACGGAACGCGTCAGAGCCGGGGATCGGTGCCACTCCCACTCCCACTGCCTGGGGCGGGTCGTCGGTGTCCTCGATGTCGAGTGCGTCGACGGCAACATCGATGATGGCAACTTTCGAATTCACCGGTGTCGGTTCGGTGAGGTGGTGCATGTTCGGGCCCGCGCAGTCGGGAGACCGACGGGCGACGCCGTCGGGCACGGGCTACCTTCCGGATGATGCTACCGGACACGGGCCTGCGACCTGGATCGCTCGACACCAATCCTCAGTGTTGCTCCGGTCGAGGATCGGCTTTCGGGCGGTTCAAGCACTTGGCTCAAGGCTGCGCCGAGGGGTACTCGGGTCAGGTCGCTCTGCTGTGGTCGGGTCCGATCACAGCCCGGGCGGTGGCGGCGACGGCAGGATCCATCCCGGTGAGCCGGCCGCGGTGCGTCTTCCCGGATAGAAGCTCGAGGACGTCGAGTGTGGGGCTGACGACGGCAGCGGTTCCGAGGGTCGGGCTGCCCTTCGCGCGCCAGCCGAGGCCGACCAGCAGGTTTCGGATCTCGCTGGTCCATTCCTCGGCCGGGATGCCGCTCCCGACGACGGCGAGTGCGATCCAGCCTGCCTGTCGGTCGAAGTCGGTCCTGCCCACCGGCAGTCGGGACATAATGTGCCGCCACAGCGCCAGCGGTTGGTCACGACTGCGGCGGGCGAGCGCGGTCGGCGCCAACCGGCCCTTCCGCACACTCACCAGGCCGAGCGCCCGCGCGCTGTCGCGGAGCTGCGCGACCGGCCACGTGAGGTCCTCGCGGTTCGCCTTGCCGATCCACCACCCGGTGACGCCGGTCCGCTCGGCGAGCTGCTCGACCACCGCCGGCGGAAGGTAGCCGGCGCTCGTCAGCCGCACCCCGTCGCCGATCACGTCGAGGAGGAAGGCGTACGGCTCGATCAGGCGTGCGGCGTCTGCCTCGCTCACCTGGACCGCGGCGGGTGGCGCCGTCCGTGCCAACACCTGCGTGAGCGCCTGGTTGCCGCCCCGCTCCAGTTGCTCGCACAGCGCGGCCAGCTCCCCGGCCACCGGGACCGGCGTGGCCACCGCGGCCGCGAGCGCGGTCGTCGCCTCGTCGACGTCGAACCGGTCGGGGTGCCAGTCGAGCGGCAGCCAGTCGCGGGCGTGGCCGGCGTCCTCGAACGGGGCCGGGACGGACCCCGGGTCGCACCCGCCCCGCACCCACGCCGCCAGCTCCGTGTACCCCCAGATCCCGCCGCAATCCTCGGGTGGGCAGGCCATCCGACCACCGGTGCAGCGCACCGCGGCGGGCGGCTCGTCGAGGACGGCCTCCACCGCGAGCACGTGGTCCCAGCCGTCCCCGAAGTCGTATTGGTACCAGAGCCGGTCACCGGTGCCGGTCAGCACCTGATCGAGCCGGACGCCGTTTTCGAGCACGCCGTCCTCGCCCTCCTCGACGTCGAATGGTGTGATGAAGTACGGCGACCGGGGATCGCTGCCCGTGCGGAACCGGTGCAGATGGCCGTCGAGCCACCCCATCGCGGCCTGGATCACCCTGTGCAGCCGGTCGAGGGTGAGGTCGCCGGGCAGCTCGAGCCGCCGCCACACCGGCGGTTTGGCGCCCACCAGGTCGAGCCGGACCCGAAAGCCGCGAATGCGGGTCGGCGCATCACCGACCACGGGCTTCGGGACTCGCAGCACATTCTCGAGCAATCCCATCGAACGATCCGCCCCGATCACACCCAGGAACGTCTGTTGCTGCTCCGGGGGTAACTCGGCGATGAGCTGCTCGGCGAGCCGTCGTACGTCGTCTGAGGTCGGCACGATCACCAGTCAACCATCGACCGTGAACGGACGGCATGCCCAGCCGATGCACGAACCCGGGTGCCGAGGATGCTCGGCGTCGCACGCTCGACCGTCTACCGCCGTCTCGCCTGATCGGCACCGTGCCAAATAGCGTCGGCAAAACGTGCCAGGTAGCGCCATCACCGGTGACTGCCCACCCGGGTCAGGGAGTGTCCGAGAAAGGAACGATTTGATGGACGCAGCCGATTCGATAGGAACAGCCGATCGATCGCTGAAACCCATTGCCGGTGCGGAGACCGGGTGCAGCGATTACCTGGTGGACCGGACCGCGTCGGGTTGGCCGGCGGTCGTCAAATAGGACCGACAGTAGAAGATCGGTAGAGAAGAACGATGTTGTCTTACGGATGTGTGCGAAGCGTCTCGATCGGTGCGCCACTGAGAGTTCTTGATAGAACAGAGAAGTATTGATACCGATAGTGAGCCTTGAGGGGGGCGTGTGCGTTTCAAAGATGAGCACCCAGAACTGTTTCGCCAGCTACATCCGACCCGCAATACGGGGGTCGATCTTGATTCGATCACGAACTCGTCCCACGAGATGCTGTGGTGGCGATGCTCCGTGGGACACGAGTGGCGAGAGACACCGTTGCAACGGCGATCGCACGCGACGTGGAAGAAGGGGGATCTCCACGCATGCCTGTACTGCGTAGCTCCTGGCTGCCTCGTCTACAGCTGCGGTCATCGCAGGTTTCGGCGCAGTGAATCCACCTTCCGTGTGCTGGCCCACCCGTGCGACAAGTGTGAGATCACACAGCACGCACAACTGATTCTCGACGCGCTGGACGATTCGGCCGCGGCCGCGGTCCGCCATCTCGATGACAGCCCGTTTTACGCCCTGTTCTGCGGCACGGCGGCCGAGGCAGTCGAGTGGTGGGACGAGATCTTCCCGCTGGTGGAGGCATATTTCGTGCGGATGGTCAGCGTGTACGTCGCTATCCAGGCCGTCGAGCATCGTCCCACGCTGAGCGAGCCGACATCGAGTCTGCTCGGGGCGTGCATGCTGCGCATCCTCGATGCGCTGCCACAGGACTGCCGGGAGGAGATGCACTCGGCCGTGCCGGAAGATGCCGGGCACTTTCATTCCACGTATCTTCCCGGCCGGCACACTGTCGAGCTCGGATGGGCGCTGAAGAAGCTCGGCTTCGACATCGTCGATACACCCCTACCGGACGATATCGAGCGGCGCGTGCAATTCTGCGAGCGACAGCGCTTCTCCGCGACCGGTGAGCTACCCCCGGTCAACCTCGCAGGTAGGCACTATCCCGCCTTCACCCACATTTCCCGGGACCGCGAGAGAGGGGCATTGTCCGAACTGCGGCGGTTCCGACCGAAGCAGCCCCCACCGCGTGTCAC
This genomic interval carries:
- a CDS encoding plasmid pRiA4b ORF-3 family protein, with product MPTSDDVRRLAEQLIAELPPEQQQTFLGVIGADRSMGLLENVLRVPKPVVGDAPTRIRGFRVRLDLVGAKPPVWRRLELPGDLTLDRLHRVIQAAMGWLDGHLHRFRTGSDPRSPYFITPFDVEEGEDGVLENGVRLDQVLTGTGDRLWYQYDFGDGWDHVLAVEAVLDEPPAAVRCTGGRMACPPEDCGGIWGYTELAAWVRGGCDPGSVPAPFEDAGHARDWLPLDWHPDRFDVDEATTALAAAVATPVPVAGELAALCEQLERGGNQALTQVLARTAPPAAVQVSEADAARLIEPYAFLLDVIGDGVRLTSAGYLPPAVVEQLAERTGVTGWWIGKANREDLTWPVAQLRDSARALGLVSVRKGRLAPTALARRSRDQPLALWRHIMSRLPVGRTDFDRQAGWIALAVVGSGIPAEEWTSEIRNLLVGLGWRAKGSPTLGTAAVVSPTLDVLELLSGKTHRGRLTGMDPAVAATARAVIGPDHSRAT